One Actinosynnema pretiosum DNA segment encodes these proteins:
- a CDS encoding aminotransferase class III-fold pyridoxal phosphate-dependent enzyme — protein MTATSNAGAATAPLLRTELPGPRAREVLARDEAVTSRSLPRAYPLVPARGRGCVIEDVDGNLFLDFNAGIAVNSTGHAHPRVVEAVQRQSAELLHYSASDFYLPIYSRMCRALADTAPIDGPARVFLTNSGAEAVEGALKLARHATGRQYAISFYGSFHGRSYGAVSLTASKSKYHKGFGPLLPGILHAPYGSDATFEHLEDVLFRHVVPPDEVAAIFVEPVQGEGGYIVPPQGWLARLRELCDRHGILLVADEVQSGVGRTGRMWAVEHTGVRPDVLLSAKGLASGLPLGAFVARADLMETWPAGAHGSTYGGSPVPCAAGLATLEVIESEGLLANATSVGERLTAGLRGFQARWPEAVVDVRGVGLMLGVELATAELAGAVQQAAFERGLLVLECGESSIRVSPPLVITEAEADTGLRVLGEALAAVLG, from the coding sequence ATGACCGCCACGAGCAACGCGGGCGCGGCCACCGCGCCGCTGCTGCGCACCGAGCTGCCCGGACCTCGGGCGCGCGAGGTGCTGGCCCGCGACGAGGCCGTCACCAGCCGCTCCCTGCCCAGGGCCTACCCGCTGGTGCCCGCGCGCGGGCGGGGCTGCGTGATCGAGGACGTCGACGGCAACCTGTTCCTGGACTTCAACGCGGGCATCGCGGTCAACTCCACCGGGCACGCGCACCCGCGCGTGGTGGAGGCGGTGCAGCGGCAGAGCGCGGAGCTGCTGCACTACTCGGCCAGCGACTTCTACCTGCCGATCTACTCGCGGATGTGCCGGGCGCTGGCGGACACCGCGCCGATCGACGGCCCGGCGCGGGTGTTCCTGACCAACTCCGGGGCCGAGGCGGTGGAGGGCGCGCTCAAGCTCGCCAGGCACGCCACCGGCCGCCAGTACGCGATCAGCTTCTACGGCTCGTTCCACGGCCGCAGCTACGGCGCGGTGTCGCTGACCGCGTCGAAGTCCAAGTACCACAAGGGCTTCGGTCCGCTGCTGCCCGGAATCCTGCACGCCCCGTACGGCAGCGACGCCACGTTCGAGCACCTGGAGGACGTGCTGTTCCGGCACGTCGTCCCCCCCGACGAGGTCGCGGCGATCTTCGTGGAGCCGGTGCAGGGCGAGGGCGGGTACATCGTGCCGCCGCAGGGGTGGCTGGCGCGGCTGCGGGAGCTGTGCGACCGGCACGGCATCCTGCTGGTGGCCGACGAGGTGCAGTCCGGGGTCGGGCGCACCGGGCGGATGTGGGCGGTCGAGCACACCGGGGTGCGGCCGGACGTGCTGCTCAGCGCCAAGGGGCTCGCGTCGGGCCTGCCCCTGGGCGCGTTCGTGGCGCGCGCCGACCTGATGGAGACCTGGCCCGCGGGCGCGCACGGGTCCACCTACGGCGGCAGCCCGGTGCCGTGCGCGGCGGGGCTGGCGACGCTGGAGGTCATCGAGTCCGAGGGGCTGCTGGCCAACGCGACCAGCGTCGGCGAGCGGCTGACGGCCGGGCTGCGCGGGTTCCAGGCGCGCTGGCCGGAGGCGGTCGTGGACGTGCGCGGCGTCGGCTTGATGCTCGGCGTCGAGCTGGCCACGGCGGAGCTGGCCGGGGCGGTGCAGCAGGCGGCGTTCGAGCGCGGGCTGCTGGTGCTGGAGTGCGGCGAGAGCAGCATCCGGGTGTCCCCGCCGCTGGTGATCACCGAGGCCGAGGCCGACACCGGGCTGCGCGTGCTCGGCGAGGCGCTGGCGGCGGTGCTCGGGTGA
- the asnB gene encoding asparagine synthase (glutamine-hydrolyzing) codes for MCGITGWVSHDSDLTTRPGAGDVLAGMTATMACRGPDDSGTWWHPNAALGHRRLAVIDLPGGRQPMVLPTPRGDLCLVYSGETYNHAELRAELTALGHTWRTASDTEVVLHGYLEWGERVVEHLNGMYAFAVWDSRDRTLLLARDRMGVKPLYYRPTPDGVLFGSEPKAVLAHPLAERAVDDDGLRELLLPTQRPGWSLWKDLVPVEPGTTVTVSRSGIRARAYWSLRTTPHADDRDTTVATVRELLTDTVRRQLVADVPRCVLLSGGLDSSAITGLAAAELSEPVRTFSVDFPGQEENFAPDDLRPTPDAPYVRDVAALVGSDHHDVLLDPARLTDPDTRRAVLTARDVPMGSGDTDVSLYLLFKAIREGSTVALSGESADEVFGGYRWFHDGSAEVDGFPWMVAFRDLGSGAASPYREDLVRRLDLGSHVRDQYRAAVAQVEPLEGESAREARMRVVCHLHLTRFVRMLLDRKDRMSMAVGLEVRVPFCDHRLVEYAYNAPWALKTFDGREKSLLRHATAHVLPASVRDRVKSPYPSTQDPGYAAALQRQVAQVLAEPGHPVFDLVDRERARALVGADPARVGQAQRFALDRVLDLYHWFDLYRPRLLAS; via the coding sequence ATGTGCGGCATCACCGGGTGGGTCTCCCACGACTCCGACCTCACCACGCGCCCCGGAGCCGGGGACGTCCTGGCCGGGATGACCGCCACCATGGCCTGCCGCGGCCCGGACGACTCCGGGACCTGGTGGCACCCGAACGCCGCCCTCGGCCACCGCAGGCTCGCCGTCATCGACCTGCCCGGCGGTCGCCAGCCGATGGTGCTGCCCACCCCGCGCGGCGACCTCTGCCTGGTCTACAGCGGCGAGACCTACAACCACGCCGAGCTGCGCGCCGAGCTGACCGCGCTCGGCCACACCTGGCGCACCGCCAGCGACACCGAGGTCGTCCTGCACGGCTACCTGGAGTGGGGCGAGCGCGTCGTCGAGCACCTCAACGGCATGTACGCCTTCGCCGTCTGGGACTCCCGCGACCGGACCCTCCTGCTGGCCCGCGACCGCATGGGCGTCAAACCCCTCTACTACCGCCCCACCCCGGACGGGGTGCTGTTCGGCTCCGAGCCCAAGGCGGTCCTGGCCCACCCGCTGGCGGAGCGCGCCGTGGACGACGACGGCCTGCGCGAGCTGCTCCTGCCCACCCAGCGGCCCGGCTGGTCGCTGTGGAAGGACCTCGTCCCGGTCGAGCCGGGCACCACCGTCACGGTCAGCCGCTCCGGGATCCGCGCCCGCGCCTACTGGTCCCTGCGCACCACCCCGCACGCCGACGACCGCGACACCACCGTCGCCACCGTCCGCGAGCTGCTCACCGACACCGTCCGCCGCCAGCTCGTCGCCGACGTGCCCCGCTGCGTCCTGCTCTCCGGCGGCCTGGACTCCAGCGCCATCACCGGGCTCGCGGCGGCCGAGCTGTCCGAGCCGGTCCGCACGTTCTCCGTCGACTTCCCCGGCCAGGAGGAGAACTTCGCCCCGGACGACCTGCGCCCCACCCCGGACGCGCCGTACGTGCGCGACGTCGCCGCGCTCGTCGGCTCCGACCACCACGACGTCCTGCTCGACCCGGCCCGCCTCACCGACCCGGACACCCGCCGCGCCGTCCTCACCGCGCGCGACGTCCCGATGGGCTCCGGGGACACGGACGTGTCCCTGTACCTGCTGTTCAAGGCCATCCGCGAGGGCTCCACCGTGGCGCTGTCGGGGGAGTCGGCGGACGAGGTGTTCGGCGGCTACCGCTGGTTCCACGACGGCTCGGCCGAGGTCGACGGGTTCCCCTGGATGGTCGCGTTCCGGGACCTGGGCTCCGGCGCGGCCTCCCCGTACCGGGAGGACCTGGTGCGGCGCCTGGACCTCGGCTCCCACGTCCGGGACCAGTACCGCGCGGCCGTCGCCCAGGTCGAGCCGCTGGAGGGCGAGTCGGCGCGCGAGGCCCGGATGCGCGTGGTGTGCCACCTGCACCTGACCCGGTTCGTGCGGATGCTGCTGGACCGCAAGGACCGCATGTCCATGGCGGTGGGCCTCGAGGTGCGCGTCCCGTTCTGCGACCACCGGCTGGTCGAGTACGCCTACAACGCGCCCTGGGCGCTGAAGACCTTCGACGGCAGGGAGAAGAGCCTGCTGCGCCACGCCACCGCGCACGTGCTGCCCGCGTCGGTGCGCGACCGCGTGAAGAGCCCGTACCCGTCGACCCAGGACCCCGGTTACGCCGCCGCGCTGCAGCGGCAGGTCGCCCAGGTGCTCGCGGAACCGGGGCACCCGGTGTTCGACCTGGTGGACCGGGAGCGGGCGCGGGCGCTGGTCGGGGCCGACCCCGCGCGGGTGGGCCAGGCGCAGCGCTTCGCCCTGGACCGGGTGCTGGACCTGTACCACTGGTTCGACCTCTACCGGCCGCGGCTGCTCGCGTCCTGA
- a CDS encoding ABC transporter permease: MSALTADRRTRTLVLLGCSLLVVAAVLVAGALAGDAAQTTALSQRNQPPSAAHWFGTDWLGRDVLARTLSGLRLSLLVGTCAAAISALVALVLACLATVGGRRADAAVGWLVDLFLALPHLVLLILLAFALGGGTGSVILAVALTHWPTLTRVLRGRARGVVGSNYALVATQLGRSRWWVARRHVAGHLTGQFLVGLVLLFPHAILHEAALSFLGMGVDPAQPSIGVLLSESMRFLSAGAWWLALLPGACLLLVVKAVDGVGEHLRALLDPRSHHL; encoded by the coding sequence GTGAGCGCGCTGACCGCCGACCGCCGCACCCGGACCCTGGTGCTGCTGGGCTGCTCCCTGCTGGTGGTGGCGGCCGTGCTCGTCGCGGGCGCCCTGGCCGGGGACGCCGCGCAGACCACCGCGCTGTCCCAGCGCAACCAGCCGCCGTCCGCCGCGCACTGGTTCGGCACCGACTGGCTGGGCCGCGACGTGCTGGCCAGGACCCTGTCCGGGCTGCGGCTGAGCCTGCTGGTCGGCACCTGCGCGGCGGCGATCTCCGCGCTGGTGGCCCTGGTGCTGGCGTGCCTGGCCACGGTCGGCGGCAGGCGCGCCGACGCGGCCGTCGGCTGGCTGGTCGACCTGTTCCTCGCGCTGCCGCACCTGGTGCTGCTGATCCTGCTGGCGTTCGCGCTCGGCGGCGGCACCGGCTCGGTCATCCTCGCCGTCGCGCTGACCCACTGGCCGACCCTGACCCGCGTGCTGCGGGGCCGGGCGCGCGGCGTGGTCGGCTCGAACTACGCGCTCGTGGCCACCCAGCTCGGCCGCAGCCGCTGGTGGGTCGCCCGCAGGCACGTCGCGGGCCACCTGACCGGGCAGTTCCTGGTCGGCCTCGTGCTGCTGTTCCCGCACGCGATCCTGCACGAGGCGGCCCTGTCGTTCCTGGGCATGGGCGTGGACCCGGCGCAGCCGTCGATCGGGGTGCTGCTGTCGGAGTCGATGCGGTTCCTGTCGGCGGGCGCGTGGTGGCTGGCGCTGCTGCCCGGCGCGTGCCTGCTGCTGGTCGTGAAGGCCGTGGACGGCGTGGGCGAGCACCTGCGCGCGCTGCTGGACCCGAGGAGCCACCACCTGTGA
- a CDS encoding ATP-binding cassette domain-containing protein, whose translation MSLLEIDALGVRFGQYERGLRRRTVVALSGMDLRADRGEVVALVGASGAGKTLLAHAVLGMLPPNAEESGEVRFAGEVVSPDARRALAGRELALLPQAASFLDPVTPVGKQVRRSARLAGAADPGAAALRALASRGLGPEVARLHPHQLSGGMARRALAAMALMADPALVLADEPTPGLPPESVRAVLADLRRIADDGRAVVLITHELTGALEIADRVVICRDGRTVDEADPADFRGDGGALAHPYTRALWNALPANGFHVPGELEGER comes from the coding sequence GTGAGCCTGCTGGAGATCGACGCGCTGGGCGTGCGGTTCGGCCAGTACGAGCGCGGGCTGCGCCGCCGGACCGTGGTGGCGCTGTCGGGCATGGACCTGCGCGCGGACCGGGGTGAGGTGGTGGCGCTGGTCGGCGCGAGCGGGGCGGGCAAGACGCTGCTGGCGCACGCCGTGCTGGGGATGCTGCCGCCCAACGCCGAGGAGAGCGGCGAGGTGCGCTTCGCGGGTGAGGTGGTGAGCCCGGACGCGCGGCGCGCGCTGGCCGGTCGGGAGCTCGCGCTGCTGCCGCAGGCCGCGTCGTTCCTGGACCCGGTGACGCCCGTGGGCAAGCAGGTGCGCCGCTCGGCGAGGCTGGCGGGCGCGGCCGACCCAGGGGCGGCGGCGCTGCGGGCGCTGGCCTCGCGCGGGCTGGGGCCCGAGGTGGCGCGGCTGCACCCGCACCAGCTGTCCGGCGGCATGGCGCGCCGGGCGCTGGCCGCGATGGCGCTCATGGCCGACCCGGCGCTGGTGCTGGCCGACGAGCCGACGCCCGGCCTCCCGCCGGAGTCGGTGCGCGCGGTGCTGGCGGACCTGCGCCGGATCGCCGACGACGGCCGCGCGGTCGTGCTGATCACGCACGAGCTGACCGGGGCGCTGGAGATCGCCGACCGGGTGGTGATCTGCCGCGACGGGCGGACCGTGGACGAGGCCGACCCCGCGGACTTCCGGGGCGACGGCGGGGCGCTGGCGCACCCGTACACGCGGGCGCTGTGGAACGCGCTGCCCGCCAACGGGTTCCACGTGCCCGGTGAGCTGGAGGGGGAGCGGTGA
- a CDS encoding ABC transporter permease encodes MLNPDETGGLGGAAKLGGAGEPGDGIDRPDEQAARPGRSRGARNPAVRVVAKLGRLALLLAAVAAGTFTLMVNSPVDPVSAYVGADVARLGPEQRELIAQRWGLDEPAPQRFLSWLGNLVRGDFGFSPTFNRPVLEVIGDRFTASLGLMALAWLLSGLLGFALGVLAGARRGKPTDRVITWWAYTLASAPVFWVGLLLLYVFAVSLNWAPVCCAVPIGVPAAEVTLLDRLGHLALPALTLSVVGVAPVVLHTRHAVIEALASDHVAFARAQGDRGIGLVAHRVLRGAAGPALLLQFGSLGELFGGSVLAEQVFSYPGLGAATTQAAMSQDVPLLLGIALFTAVLVFVGNTIGDRVHAAVDPRVALRAGER; translated from the coding sequence TTGCTGAACCCCGACGAGACCGGCGGCCTCGGCGGCGCGGCCAAGCTCGGCGGGGCGGGGGAGCCCGGAGACGGGATCGACCGCCCCGACGAGCAGGCCGCCCGCCCCGGCCGCTCGCGCGGCGCGCGCAACCCCGCGGTGCGCGTGGTGGCCAAGCTCGGCCGCCTGGCGCTGCTGCTGGCCGCCGTCGCCGCGGGCACCTTCACGCTGATGGTCAACTCGCCGGTGGACCCGGTGAGCGCCTACGTCGGCGCGGACGTGGCGCGCCTGGGCCCCGAGCAGCGCGAGCTGATCGCCCAGCGCTGGGGCCTGGACGAGCCCGCGCCGCAGCGGTTCCTGTCCTGGCTGGGCAACCTGGTCCGGGGCGACTTCGGGTTCTCCCCGACGTTCAACCGCCCCGTGCTGGAGGTGATCGGCGACCGGTTCACCGCGAGCCTGGGCCTGATGGCGCTGGCCTGGCTGCTGTCCGGGCTGCTCGGCTTCGCCCTCGGCGTCCTCGCGGGCGCGCGGCGCGGCAAGCCCACCGACCGGGTGATCACCTGGTGGGCGTACACGCTGGCGTCCGCCCCGGTGTTCTGGGTCGGCCTGCTGCTGCTCTACGTCTTCGCGGTCTCGCTGAACTGGGCCCCGGTGTGCTGCGCGGTGCCGATCGGCGTGCCCGCCGCCGAGGTCACCCTGCTCGACCGGCTCGGCCACCTCGCGCTGCCCGCGCTGACCCTGAGCGTCGTCGGCGTCGCGCCCGTCGTGCTGCACACCCGGCACGCCGTCATCGAGGCGCTCGCCTCCGACCACGTCGCGTTCGCCCGCGCCCAGGGCGACCGGGGGATCGGCCTGGTCGCGCACCGGGTGCTGCGGGGCGCCGCCGGTCCCGCCCTGCTGCTCCAGTTCGGCTCGCTCGGCGAGCTGTTCGGCGGCTCGGTGCTGGCCGAGCAGGTGTTCTCCTACCCCGGCCTCGGCGCCGCGACCACGCAGGCGGCGATGTCCCAGGACGTGCCGCTGCTGCTGGGCATCGCCCTGTTCACCGCCGTGCTGGTGTTCGTCGGCAACACGATCGGAGACCGCGTGCACGCCGCCGTCGACCCGAGGGTCGCGCTCCGGGCGGGTGAGCGGTGA
- a CDS encoding DMT family transporter, translating into MLKWFLLSLAVCSEVFATLCLKASHGFTKPLPVLGLVVGYGIAFYLEAQVIRLGLPVAITYAIWAGGGIALVAVAGRVLFADPIAPGTLAGMALIAAGVGLVATTTAVA; encoded by the coding sequence ATGCTCAAGTGGTTCCTGCTCAGCCTCGCCGTGTGCAGCGAGGTCTTCGCCACGTTGTGCCTGAAAGCCTCGCACGGCTTCACGAAACCGCTGCCGGTCCTCGGACTGGTGGTCGGTTACGGCATCGCGTTCTACCTGGAGGCGCAGGTGATCCGGCTCGGGCTGCCGGTCGCGATCACCTACGCCATCTGGGCCGGTGGTGGCATCGCGCTGGTCGCGGTGGCGGGCCGGGTGCTGTTCGCCGACCCGATCGCGCCGGGCACCCTGGCCGGGATGGCGCTCATCGCGGCGGGGGTGGGGCTCGTGGCCACCACCACCGCCGTCGCCTGA
- a CDS encoding ABC transporter substrate-binding protein, which produces MRVPAWARTAGALLSATLLTTACSTSPTAQGGPAPTELRLAIGGESEDGYDPTLGWGRYGSPLFQSTLLGRDADLNLTNDLATGHSVSPDGLVWTVDLRTDARFSDGQPVTAKDVAYTFTTAAKSGGLTDVTVLKEAVVVDEDTVELRLTQPQSTFVNRLVSLGIVPEHAHGADYARKPVGSGPFVLEQWDEGQQLIVKRNDAYYGQKPAFERVVFVFTGEDATLAAARSGQVHVASLPSSLARTELPGMALRDVDSVDNRGISFPYLPAEGRTTAEGRPIGNAVTSDRAVRQAVNYALDRQALVDGVLDGFGSPATGPVDGMPWFEPSAAIEDNDPERARKLLDEAGWTDSDGDGVRERAGVKAEFPLLYPASDSLRQGLALAVVDMLKPIGIAVSAQGESWEVIRTRMHAEPVLFGWGSHDPTEMHTLYSSARAGVELWNPGFYANPAVDAHLDAAMATTDPEVATREWKAAQFDGAQGFSAQGDAAWAWLVNLKHTYFANQCLDLGPEQVEPHGHGWPVTWNIAAWRWTC; this is translated from the coding sequence GTGCGCGTACCTGCTTGGGCCCGAACGGCGGGAGCTCTGCTCTCCGCCACCCTGCTGACCACGGCGTGCTCGACCTCGCCCACCGCGCAGGGCGGCCCGGCGCCGACCGAGCTGCGGCTGGCCATCGGCGGCGAGTCCGAGGACGGCTACGACCCGACGCTCGGCTGGGGCCGCTACGGCTCCCCGCTGTTCCAGTCGACCCTGCTCGGCAGGGACGCGGACCTGAACCTGACCAACGACCTGGCCACCGGCCACTCGGTGAGCCCGGACGGTCTGGTGTGGACGGTCGACCTGCGGACCGACGCAAGGTTCAGCGACGGGCAGCCGGTCACCGCCAAGGACGTCGCCTACACCTTCACCACCGCGGCCAAGAGCGGCGGCCTCACCGACGTGACCGTGCTCAAGGAGGCGGTCGTCGTCGACGAGGACACCGTCGAGCTACGCCTGACCCAGCCGCAGAGCACGTTCGTCAACCGCCTGGTGTCGCTGGGCATCGTCCCCGAGCACGCGCACGGCGCCGACTACGCGCGCAAGCCGGTCGGGTCCGGGCCGTTCGTGCTGGAGCAGTGGGACGAGGGGCAGCAGCTCATCGTCAAGCGCAACGACGCCTACTACGGGCAGAAGCCCGCGTTCGAGCGCGTCGTGTTCGTGTTCACCGGCGAGGACGCCACCCTGGCCGCCGCCCGCTCCGGGCAGGTCCACGTGGCCTCGCTGCCGTCGTCGCTGGCCAGGACCGAGCTGCCCGGCATGGCGCTGCGGGACGTGGACTCGGTGGACAACCGGGGCATCTCGTTCCCGTACCTGCCCGCCGAGGGCCGCACCACCGCCGAGGGACGCCCGATCGGCAACGCCGTCACCTCGGACCGCGCCGTGCGCCAGGCCGTGAACTACGCGCTGGACCGGCAGGCCCTGGTCGACGGCGTGCTCGACGGCTTCGGCAGCCCCGCCACCGGCCCGGTCGACGGGATGCCCTGGTTCGAGCCGTCCGCAGCGATCGAGGACAACGACCCCGAGCGCGCCAGGAAGCTCCTGGACGAGGCGGGCTGGACCGACTCGGACGGCGACGGCGTGCGCGAGCGCGCGGGCGTGAAGGCCGAGTTCCCGCTGCTCTACCCGGCCAGCGACTCGCTGCGCCAGGGCCTGGCGCTGGCCGTGGTCGACATGCTCAAGCCGATCGGGATCGCGGTCTCCGCGCAGGGCGAGAGCTGGGAGGTCATCCGCACCCGGATGCACGCCGAGCCGGTCCTGTTCGGCTGGGGCAGCCACGACCCGACCGAGATGCACACCCTGTACTCGTCGGCCCGCGCGGGCGTCGAGCTGTGGAACCCCGGCTTCTACGCCAACCCGGCGGTGGACGCGCACCTGGACGCCGCGATGGCCACCACCGACCCCGAGGTCGCCACCCGCGAGTGGAAGGCCGCCCAGTTCGACGGGGCGCAGGGCTTCTCCGCGCAGGGCGACGCCGCGTGGGCCTGGCTGGTCAACCTCAAGCACACCTACTTCGCCAACCAGTGCCTGGACCTCGGCCCCGAGCAGGTCGAGCCGCACGGCCACGGCTGGCCGGTCACCTGGAACATCGCCGCCTGGCGCTGGACTTGCTGA
- a CDS encoding ABC transporter ATP-binding protein, giving the protein MSLRARDVWFRYGRTGPWVVRGVDLDVEPGEVVGLHGASGSGKSTLGRLLAGLDRPRRGAVEADGAAPRPGRGVPNPVQLAFQDAHSAMDPRWRVSEVLAETAPGGGAAGGGAAGEVAALDPVLVPPALLDRFPHEISGGEAQRVNLARALLTSPRYLVADEITASLDAITQAVIWRLLLERVRADRVGVLAISHDRPLLDAVADRVVDLAEVQAEVQAEPAR; this is encoded by the coding sequence GTGAGCCTGCGCGCGCGGGACGTGTGGTTCCGGTACGGCCGGACCGGGCCGTGGGTGGTGCGCGGCGTCGACCTCGACGTCGAGCCCGGCGAGGTGGTCGGGCTGCACGGGGCGAGCGGGTCGGGCAAGAGCACGCTCGGCAGGCTGCTCGCGGGGCTGGACCGGCCGCGCCGCGGCGCGGTGGAGGCGGACGGCGCCGCGCCCCGGCCGGGCAGGGGCGTGCCGAACCCGGTGCAGCTCGCCTTCCAGGACGCGCACTCGGCGATGGACCCCCGGTGGCGGGTGTCCGAGGTGCTGGCGGAGACCGCGCCGGGCGGTGGCGCGGCGGGCGGTGGCGCGGCGGGTGAGGTGGCCGCGCTGGACCCGGTGCTGGTGCCGCCCGCCCTGCTGGACCGGTTCCCGCACGAGATCAGCGGCGGCGAGGCCCAGCGGGTGAACCTGGCCCGCGCGCTGCTGACCTCGCCGCGCTACCTGGTGGCCGACGAGATCACCGCGAGCCTGGACGCGATCACCCAGGCGGTGATCTGGCGGCTGCTGCTGGAGCGGGTGCGGGCGGACCGGGTCGGCGTGCTGGCGATCTCGCACGACCGGCCGCTGCTCGACGCCGTCGCGGACCGGGTGGTGGACCTGGCCGAGGTGCAGGCCGAGGTGCAGGCCGAACCCGCTCGGTGA
- a CDS encoding PE domain-containing protein encodes MSQHSTESALGVDPDVLAAIAARLRELRARLDVEPANTRLDVPTSGSDLVSGALEDFTARCAEGRQRIGEELEAVAAAFDASAAKCLRADHDGALALAQLLGRSAP; translated from the coding sequence TTGTCGCAGCACAGCACGGAATCCGCTCTCGGGGTCGACCCCGACGTCCTGGCCGCCATCGCGGCGAGGCTGCGCGAGCTGCGCGCCCGCCTCGACGTCGAGCCCGCCAACACCCGGCTCGACGTGCCCACCTCGGGCTCGGACCTGGTGTCCGGCGCGCTGGAGGACTTCACGGCCCGGTGCGCCGAGGGCAGGCAGCGGATCGGCGAGGAGCTGGAGGCCGTCGCCGCCGCGTTCGACGCCTCCGCCGCCAAGTGCCTGCGCGCAGACCACGACGGCGCGCTCGCCCTCGCCCAGCTGCTCGGCCGGAGCGCCCCGTGA
- a CDS encoding aminotransferase family protein: MSSGLAGGAGGHVFARATGLPTASHARGAVIVDTDGREYLDGSGGAVVTSIGHGVGEVVDAIAAQARKVAYVHPTAMRSAEVEAYADELAPLLPVDDPRVYPVSGGSEAVETALKMARAFHLAQGRARHVVVARGGAYHGSTRGALDVSGRDGLRAPYLPWLGATRRATAPYEYRCPAPEHPVGCGTWHARRLDGLLTDDVAAFVAEPVAGAGLGACVPDDEYWPAVARVCRERGVLLVADEVMTGFGRTGRWFACEHWGVRPDLLVAAKGASSGYWPLGLAVCSGRVREAIGAFTHGFTNSHHAVGAAAGRAVLRVLSERGLVAASERVGAVLDACLRERLGGHRAVGDVRGIGLLRGVELVADRETKAPFPRAERVAERVVAAARERGLLVYHSTGCADGRDGDVLLLGPPLVITPEQVAVVAERLALAVRDVLG, from the coding sequence GTGAGCAGCGGGTTGGCCGGTGGCGCGGGCGGGCACGTGTTCGCCCGCGCCACCGGCCTGCCCACCGCCTCGCACGCACGCGGCGCGGTGATCGTGGACACCGACGGGCGCGAGTACCTGGACGGGTCCGGCGGGGCCGTGGTGACCTCGATCGGGCACGGCGTCGGCGAGGTCGTGGACGCGATCGCCGCGCAGGCCCGCAAGGTCGCGTACGTGCACCCGACCGCGATGCGCAGCGCCGAGGTCGAGGCGTACGCGGACGAGCTGGCGCCGCTGCTGCCGGTGGACGACCCGCGCGTGTACCCGGTGTCCGGGGGCAGCGAGGCGGTGGAGACGGCGCTGAAGATGGCGCGGGCCTTCCACCTCGCGCAGGGGCGGGCGCGGCACGTGGTGGTGGCGCGCGGCGGCGCGTACCACGGCAGCACGCGCGGGGCGCTGGACGTGTCGGGGCGGGACGGGCTGCGCGCGCCGTACCTGCCGTGGCTGGGCGCGACCCGGCGGGCGACCGCGCCCTACGAGTACCGCTGCCCGGCGCCGGAGCACCCGGTGGGCTGCGGGACGTGGCACGCGCGGCGGCTGGACGGGCTGCTGACCGACGACGTGGCGGCGTTCGTCGCGGAACCGGTGGCGGGCGCGGGGCTGGGCGCGTGCGTGCCCGACGACGAGTACTGGCCCGCCGTGGCGCGGGTGTGCCGGGAGCGCGGGGTGCTGCTGGTCGCGGACGAGGTGATGACCGGGTTCGGGCGCACCGGGCGGTGGTTCGCGTGCGAGCACTGGGGGGTGCGGCCGGACCTGCTGGTGGCGGCGAAGGGCGCGTCGTCCGGGTACTGGCCGCTGGGGCTCGCGGTGTGCTCGGGGCGGGTGCGGGAGGCGATCGGGGCGTTCACGCACGGGTTCACCAACTCGCACCACGCGGTCGGCGCGGCGGCCGGGCGGGCGGTGCTGCGGGTGCTGTCCGAGCGCGGCCTGGTCGCGGCGTCCGAGCGGGTGGGGGCGGTGCTGGACGCGTGCCTGCGGGAGCGGCTGGGCGGGCACCGCGCGGTCGGGGACGTGCGCGGGATCGGGTTGCTGCGCGGCGTGGAGCTGGTGGCCGACCGGGAGACCAAGGCGCCGTTCCCGCGCGCGGAGCGGGTGGCCGAGCGGGTGGTGGCGGCGGCTCGGGAGCGCGGGCTGCTGGTGTACCACTCGACCGGGTGCGCGGACGGGCGCGACGGGGACGTGCTGCTGCTCGGGCCGCCGCTGGTGATCACGCCGGAGCAGGTGGCGGTGGTCGCGGAGCGGCTGGCGCTGGCGGTGCGGGACGTGCTCGGGTGA